In one window of Paraflavitalea soli DNA:
- a CDS encoding MerR family transcriptional regulator, whose amino-acid sequence MNFFSIRDVQNLTGIKAHTLRIWEQRHSILNARRKRSNHRFYDNEDLKQLLRISFLYHHGYKISRIAGLSEEDISRLALEIKPDRENHDIYINRLLEATIDLDFERFENTLDCLVHQTGFENGVLEVLFPLLRKIGHLWMAGNVMPAQEHFASALIIKKILAATDKLNRPAVTKPQRRVLIYTPYGELHEIPILFMQYMLRKNGIPYLYLGSNVKTETLKAACTQYEKFNPDQPITQIYFYLITNLIKCDLGEYLHRLSALFPGKEIVYAGGKTGTYISRGIPANVRLLRGRSDLMAFSSSR is encoded by the coding sequence ATGAACTTTTTTTCTATACGCGACGTTCAGAACCTGACTGGTATTAAAGCCCATACCCTCCGCATCTGGGAGCAGCGGCATAGCATCCTCAATGCCAGGCGCAAGAGGAGCAACCACCGGTTTTATGACAATGAAGACCTGAAGCAGCTCCTCCGGATATCCTTCCTGTATCACCATGGCTACAAGATATCCCGGATTGCAGGCCTGTCGGAGGAAGACATTTCCCGGCTGGCACTGGAAATCAAGCCCGACCGGGAGAATCATGACATCTATATCAACCGGTTATTGGAAGCTACCATCGACCTGGACTTCGAAAGGTTTGAAAACACGCTGGACTGCCTGGTACATCAAACAGGCTTCGAAAATGGTGTATTGGAGGTTTTATTTCCTTTGCTCCGGAAAATTGGCCATTTATGGATGGCAGGTAATGTGATGCCTGCCCAGGAGCATTTTGCCAGCGCCCTTATCATCAAAAAGATCCTGGCAGCGACCGACAAGCTCAACAGGCCGGCAGTCACCAAACCCCAACGACGCGTATTAATATATACGCCCTATGGAGAACTCCATGAGATACCCATCCTGTTCATGCAATATATGCTCAGAAAGAATGGTATACCCTATCTCTACCTGGGTAGTAATGTCAAAACGGAGACACTCAAGGCTGCTTGCACCCAGTATGAAAAATTTAACCCCGACCAGCCGATCACCCAGATTTACTTCTACCTCATTACCAACCTCATCAAATGTGATCTGGGAGAATACCTGCATCGGTTATCAGCATTGTTTCCCGGTAAAGAGATTGTATATGCCGGGGGGAAAACCGGTACTTATATTTCCCGCGGCATCCCCGCCAATGTACGCCTGTTAAGGGGTAGAAGCGACCTCATGGCGTTCAGCAGCTCCAGGTAA
- a CDS encoding S26 family signal peptidase produces MSSHDLSVIILISLLIVLLPAVGLYKMFQKAGIPAWKAFVPFLNTWEMLRLTDLKKHWFFWQFIPVVGWFISLWILVEFVKLFGKFRFLQHAATVLFGFAYLPAIGYDAKEKYYGPEIVKKHKKTAAREWIDAGVFAIVAATLIRTFVFEAYTIPTGSMEKTLLVNDFLFVSKLSYGPRIPNTPLAIPFVHHTLPITNSKSYSELIHIPYTRWFASPVKRNDVVVFNFPAGDTVINLEEFQSRNPYYDVAWEIGDHNMDVGRQIILSNPDRYPLIIRPVDKKENYIKRCVAIAGDTLQLIDGVLFINGQKAFLPPKMQMFYYVTTKGQPLDPDVLREEYDFDKVDDLELSPMGGNRYRMLLTNDAKDKMIKNGIIDSIVVAKQEDSKIFPRDGKHHWQVDDFGPLWVPKKGATLTLTPDNYAMYERAIRVYEHNDLEVRNGKFFINDKETNQYTFKMDYFWMMGDNRHQSQDSRFWGFVPEDHVVGEAWLIWMSWDKGVRWSRMFSSIH; encoded by the coding sequence ATGAGTTCACACGATCTGTCCGTCATTATTTTAATCTCGCTGCTGATTGTACTATTGCCTGCCGTAGGGTTGTATAAAATGTTCCAAAAGGCAGGTATCCCGGCCTGGAAAGCATTTGTACCTTTTTTGAATACCTGGGAAATGCTCAGGCTGACCGACCTGAAAAAGCATTGGTTTTTCTGGCAGTTCATTCCTGTAGTAGGCTGGTTCATCAGTTTATGGATATTGGTAGAGTTTGTTAAGCTATTTGGCAAGTTCCGTTTCCTGCAGCATGCGGCTACGGTATTGTTTGGATTTGCCTACCTGCCCGCTATTGGTTATGATGCCAAAGAAAAGTACTATGGTCCGGAGATCGTGAAAAAGCATAAAAAGACCGCTGCGCGCGAATGGATCGATGCCGGTGTATTCGCCATCGTAGCGGCCACCCTGATCCGTACCTTTGTTTTTGAAGCCTATACCATTCCCACAGGATCTATGGAAAAGACCCTGCTGGTGAATGATTTTCTGTTTGTAAGCAAACTCAGCTATGGTCCCCGGATCCCCAATACACCGCTGGCCATACCTTTTGTTCACCATACCCTGCCCATTACGAATTCTAAATCATACTCCGAGCTCATCCACATTCCCTATACACGCTGGTTTGCCAGTCCGGTAAAAAGGAATGATGTAGTAGTGTTTAACTTTCCGGCGGGCGATACGGTGATCAACCTTGAAGAGTTTCAGTCCCGGAACCCTTATTATGATGTAGCCTGGGAGATCGGAGACCACAATATGGATGTAGGCAGGCAGATCATCCTGTCTAATCCCGACCGGTACCCCCTGATCATACGACCGGTTGATAAAAAAGAGAACTATATCAAACGATGTGTGGCCATTGCCGGTGATACCTTACAATTAATAGACGGTGTATTGTTCATCAATGGGCAGAAAGCATTCCTGCCTCCCAAGATGCAGATGTTCTATTATGTGACCACTAAAGGGCAGCCATTAGACCCTGATGTGCTGCGGGAAGAATATGATTTCGACAAAGTAGATGACCTGGAACTTAGCCCCATGGGAGGCAACCGTTACCGGATGTTGCTCACCAATGATGCCAAAGACAAAATGATCAAAAACGGTATTATCGACAGCATTGTGGTGGCCAAACAGGAAGATTCCAAGATATTCCCCCGTGATGGTAAGCACCATTGGCAGGTAGATGATTTTGGTCCTTTGTGGGTGCCTAAAAAAGGCGCTACGCTTACGCTGACACCAGATAACTATGCGATGTACGAACGCGCTATCCGTGTGTATGAGCACAATGACCTCGAAGTACGCAATGGTAAATTTTTCATCAACGACAAAGAGACCAACCAATATACCTTCAAAATGGATTATTTCTGGATGATGGGAGATAACCGTCATCAGTCACAGGATAGCCGTTTCTGGGGTTTTGTGCCCGAAGATCATGTGGTAGGAGAAGCATGGCTTATCTGGATGAGTTGGGATAAGGGCGTGCGCTGGAGCCGCATGTTTAGTAGCATTCACTAA
- a CDS encoding cytidine deaminase gives MKSSEYKFSYEVYDSIDELDEQDAFLLNKARETTPNAWAPYSRFRVGAVARLKNGELVIGANQENASYPAGICAERVLLSTAGATYPGQPIQSIAISYEGDGVSGDHPISPCGICRQTLQEFEQRTKHPVRLILAGKTGQVYIIPAASMLLPLAFSGDELDVQL, from the coding sequence ATGAAATCAAGCGAGTATAAATTTTCCTACGAGGTATATGATTCCATAGATGAGCTGGATGAGCAGGATGCCTTTTTGCTCAATAAAGCACGGGAGACGACCCCAAATGCCTGGGCGCCTTATTCCCGTTTCAGGGTAGGGGCCGTGGCCCGCTTAAAGAATGGCGAACTGGTCATTGGCGCCAACCAGGAAAATGCTTCTTACCCGGCGGGCATTTGCGCAGAACGGGTCTTATTATCCACCGCCGGTGCTACTTATCCCGGGCAACCTATCCAATCGATAGCCATCAGTTATGAAGGCGATGGTGTGTCCGGCGACCATCCTATTAGCCCCTGTGGTATCTGCCGGCAAACCCTGCAGGAGTTTGAACAGCGTACGAAACACCCGGTCCGGTTAATATTGGCAGGTAAAACTGGTCAGGTTTATATCATACCTGCTGCCAGTATGTTATTGCCGCTGGCCTTTTCCGGCGATGAACTTGATGTCCAGTTATAA
- a CDS encoding Kelch repeat-containing protein — protein sequence MGRLLLLVCFVLIANSVFCQSHGLRFSSHEVVPEKRTSLNLTPKDPLCLKQAAEISFDLAFTPNLETYFGYIMRLVTGNNQNIDIVYNQKLQKFNFVIGETVSGEFTIDSMHLYGQWSQFKVTLDAKTQEAGFYLNNQLVSKGKANISHATCYRIFFGANDFTGFQITDIPPMNIRDIRIAEGTAQVAYYPLSESSGNECADEIKNKVALVTNPVWIKPRHQNWVQAAAVETRGVASVAFDKHTERLYIVSPDSLYQYSFKNGQLTGTKLTVGRDTLPPGNQSVCNAAGNALYNFNIDEKKVSTWQPQAGKWDLNFTPGQLTVYWQANKFLSPADSSLYIIGGYGQLQYKNEVQRYHFPTKEWESIDPGGDFFMPRYLAALGTNNAGDTAYIIGGFGSKTGDQTINPKYSYELIAFSVKSNTFKSLFHLKEPPNQFCFANSLVIDSATRDFYALIHPIDRFNSVLQLMKGSLQSPDYQLMGDTIPYAFHDIESFADLYYCPVSKKLVAVTLFTNKQNITSVKVYTIDFPPNKLVAAATQVAKPSRDWVWFLIAGLLVAVGVLAMMWRKKRADQLAHQEANWQAAIPGKATAPAVTAHAVPGITELAGSKEVAAINLFGQLEVFDKEGNDITKMFTPLLKELFLLVLIHTYKDGRGIASEKLYETLWSDKPIKDARNNFSVNVVKLKGILEKIGDCHIGKETGKWKLDILNNSIKVDFQQYMELVSHKTAINKAYAHELVQIVGRGAFLSTMHYSWLDDIKSDVSGKTIDILLSYISTADPLADAEFIIKATNCIFFSDQLNEEALVWKCKCLVLLGRHGMAKDAYLKFAKEYRENYGQDFERSFTEMTGQ from the coding sequence ATGGGGAGACTCCTTTTATTGGTATGCTTTGTATTGATTGCAAACAGTGTATTTTGCCAGTCACACGGATTAAGGTTTTCAAGTCATGAGGTTGTTCCCGAAAAGAGAACCTCACTTAACCTGACACCTAAAGACCCCTTGTGCCTCAAACAGGCTGCTGAGATCTCTTTCGACCTGGCTTTTACTCCCAACCTGGAAACCTATTTTGGGTATATCATGCGCCTGGTAACAGGCAACAATCAAAACATAGATATTGTCTACAACCAGAAACTGCAGAAGTTCAACTTTGTGATCGGGGAAACTGTTTCCGGAGAATTTACCATCGATTCCATGCATTTATACGGCCAATGGAGCCAATTCAAGGTGACCCTGGATGCCAAAACACAGGAAGCAGGGTTTTACCTCAATAACCAGCTGGTGTCTAAAGGCAAGGCCAATATTTCCCATGCCACCTGTTACCGCATTTTTTTCGGCGCCAACGACTTTACAGGATTTCAGATCACCGATATCCCACCCATGAACATCCGGGATATCCGGATAGCAGAAGGTACTGCACAGGTAGCTTATTATCCATTGTCTGAAAGCAGCGGCAATGAATGTGCCGATGAAATAAAGAATAAAGTAGCCCTGGTGACAAACCCGGTATGGATCAAACCCCGCCACCAGAACTGGGTGCAGGCGGCGGCCGTTGAAACGAGGGGAGTAGCCAGTGTAGCTTTTGATAAACATACAGAAAGGCTCTACATTGTATCTCCCGACTCTTTGTACCAGTATTCCTTTAAGAACGGACAACTGACGGGCACAAAGCTCACTGTCGGTCGCGATACGTTGCCACCCGGCAATCAATCGGTGTGTAATGCTGCCGGTAACGCCTTGTACAATTTTAATATAGATGAGAAGAAAGTAAGTACCTGGCAACCACAGGCCGGCAAGTGGGACCTGAACTTTACACCGGGACAACTTACCGTATACTGGCAGGCCAATAAGTTCCTGTCGCCGGCAGATAGCTCCTTATATATAATAGGCGGATACGGCCAGTTGCAATACAAGAATGAAGTGCAGCGCTATCATTTTCCTACCAAAGAATGGGAATCTATAGACCCCGGCGGTGATTTCTTTATGCCACGCTACCTGGCTGCCCTGGGCACCAATAACGCCGGCGATACCGCTTACATCATCGGTGGCTTTGGCAGTAAGACCGGCGATCAAACGATCAACCCCAAATATAGTTATGAACTAATAGCCTTTAGTGTAAAGAGCAATACTTTCAAAAGTCTCTTTCACCTGAAGGAACCTCCTAACCAATTTTGCTTTGCCAATAGCCTCGTCATTGATTCTGCTACGCGGGACTTTTATGCGCTCATTCATCCCATTGACCGCTTCAACTCGGTACTGCAATTGATGAAAGGCTCTCTGCAATCGCCGGATTATCAGCTGATGGGTGATACGATCCCTTATGCCTTTCATGACATTGAATCATTTGCTGACCTCTATTATTGCCCAGTGAGTAAAAAGCTGGTTGCTGTAACCCTTTTTACCAATAAGCAGAATATTACCAGTGTAAAGGTCTATACCATAGATTTTCCACCCAATAAACTGGTGGCGGCAGCAACTCAGGTAGCCAAACCTTCCCGCGACTGGGTTTGGTTCCTGATAGCAGGGCTCCTGGTAGCGGTGGGTGTACTGGCGATGATGTGGCGGAAGAAGCGGGCGGATCAACTGGCGCACCAGGAGGCAAACTGGCAGGCAGCCATACCTGGCAAGGCAACTGCGCCGGCAGTGACAGCTCATGCTGTGCCGGGAATAACAGAGCTGGCGGGCAGCAAGGAAGTGGCAGCCATCAACTTATTCGGGCAATTGGAGGTTTTTGACAAAGAAGGGAATGATATTACTAAAATGTTTACTCCTTTGCTCAAGGAGTTGTTCCTGCTGGTATTGATCCATACCTACAAAGATGGCCGGGGTATTGCTTCTGAAAAACTGTATGAAACTTTATGGAGCGATAAACCGATCAAAGATGCGCGGAATAATTTCTCCGTTAATGTGGTAAAGCTAAAAGGCATCCTGGAAAAAATAGGGGATTGCCATATCGGCAAAGAGACGGGTAAATGGAAACTGGATATCCTGAATAATTCCATTAAGGTAGACTTTCAGCAATACATGGAACTGGTGTCGCATAAAACGGCTATTAATAAAGCCTATGCGCATGAACTGGTACAGATTGTTGGAAGGGGGGCTTTCCTGAGCACCATGCATTATAGCTGGCTGGATGATATTAAATCGGATGTTTCCGGTAAAACCATAGATATACTATTAAGTTATATATCAACGGCCGATCCCCTGGCCGACGCTGAATTTATTATCAAAGCCACCAATTGCATCTTCTTTTCCGACCAGCTCAACGAAGAGGCCCTGGTCTGGAAATGCAAATGCCTGGTACTGCTTGGGCGGCATGGCATGGCCAAAGATGCCTACCTGAAGTTTGCCAAAGAATACCGGGAGAATTATGGGCAGGACTTCGAAAGGTCGTTCACCGAAATGACCGGGCAGTAG
- a CDS encoding GH92 family glycosyl hydrolase, translating to MKKLLLLLLLLWNVAVLYARQPGKASLLVSERSNLAYVDPTIGNVGQLLEPTRPTIQLPNQMIRVAPQRKDYLDNQITSFPLNIVSHRLGQVFAIKPSVKPIARESWQARMAYDHDLEINAPWHYSTYLIDDEVTVEFTPGKKAGIYRFRFPQSAHKSILLDVYNGGQSNYSFPSATEITGLETWHGDVKVYMYGVWNTAGKGELWEGKGPKAAVSFPSTTTEVELRYAISYVSAEQARKNYETELKGRSFASLVENGKKAWDKVLSQIKVEGGTIAQKRSFYTALYRCYERMVDVSEDNNYYSGYNKQVNKDQRPFYVDDWAWDTYLAHHPLRMILNPAQEEDMLQSYVRMYEQSGWMPTFPVLFGDHACMNGFHSSVVFLDAYRKGLKNFDIQKAYEGMRKNATDATIIPWRNGPKTSLDDFYHTNGYFPALAPGEKETVGLVDNFEKRQAVAVTLGTSYDDWALAQLAKDLKKPEDYALFTPRGLNYKNLWHPEKKFFLPKDDKGNWINIDLKFDGGPGGRDYYDENNGWTYLWQVQQDIPGLIDLMGGKKTFEDRLDQLYREGLGRSKHEFWSKFPDATGLVGQYSMGNEPSFHIPYLYNFTASPWKTQQVTRFLLDVWFKDNVFGIPGDEDGGGMTAFVVFSSMGFYPVTPGLPVYTIGSPLFSKITIDLQNGKQFRLTANRCSVVNKYIQSAKMNGVVLNTPWFTHEQLMKGGHLELEMGPKPNKTWGTANAGF from the coding sequence ATGAAAAAGCTCCTGCTGCTTTTACTGCTTTTGTGGAATGTTGCCGTCCTTTATGCCCGTCAACCCGGTAAAGCTTCCCTGCTGGTATCAGAAAGATCTAATCTTGCATATGTCGATCCCACTATTGGAAATGTAGGTCAGCTCCTGGAGCCTACCCGGCCCACCATCCAGTTGCCCAATCAGATGATCAGGGTAGCCCCTCAGCGAAAAGATTACCTGGATAACCAGATCACCAGTTTCCCGTTAAACATCGTTTCGCACCGGCTGGGGCAGGTGTTTGCCATCAAACCCTCCGTAAAGCCTATTGCCCGGGAGAGCTGGCAGGCCCGAATGGCCTATGACCACGACCTGGAGATCAATGCGCCCTGGCATTATTCCACCTACCTCATCGATGATGAAGTGACGGTTGAGTTCACCCCTGGCAAAAAAGCCGGTATCTATCGTTTCCGCTTTCCCCAGTCGGCCCATAAATCCATTTTGCTGGATGTATACAATGGCGGCCAGTCCAATTATAGTTTTCCCTCCGCTACAGAAATAACCGGCCTCGAAACCTGGCATGGAGATGTAAAAGTGTATATGTATGGTGTATGGAATACAGCGGGTAAGGGGGAGTTATGGGAAGGCAAAGGTCCTAAAGCTGCTGTGAGTTTTCCCTCAACGACTACTGAGGTTGAGTTGAGGTATGCGATCAGCTATGTAAGTGCTGAGCAGGCCAGGAAGAATTATGAGACTGAATTGAAGGGCAGGAGTTTCGCCAGCCTGGTGGAAAACGGCAAAAAAGCCTGGGATAAAGTGTTGTCACAAATAAAAGTAGAGGGGGGCACGATAGCCCAGAAGCGTTCTTTTTATACCGCTTTGTACCGGTGTTATGAAAGAATGGTGGATGTATCGGAAGACAACAACTATTATAGCGGTTATAACAAGCAGGTAAATAAAGACCAGCGTCCTTTTTATGTGGACGACTGGGCATGGGATACTTACCTTGCGCATCACCCCCTGCGTATGATCCTGAACCCCGCGCAGGAGGAAGATATGCTGCAGTCTTATGTACGCATGTACGAGCAAAGCGGCTGGATGCCCACCTTCCCCGTATTGTTTGGCGATCATGCCTGCATGAATGGATTTCATTCTTCCGTAGTGTTTTTGGATGCATACCGCAAGGGGTTGAAAAACTTTGATATCCAGAAAGCATATGAAGGCATGCGGAAAAATGCCACGGATGCTACCATTATTCCCTGGCGCAATGGGCCTAAAACATCTCTCGACGATTTTTACCATACCAACGGTTATTTCCCCGCGCTTGCTCCCGGCGAAAAAGAAACGGTGGGCCTGGTAGATAATTTCGAAAAGCGGCAGGCAGTAGCTGTTACGCTGGGTACCAGTTACGACGACTGGGCATTGGCCCAACTGGCTAAAGACCTGAAGAAACCTGAAGATTATGCCCTGTTCACACCAAGGGGCCTTAATTATAAGAACCTATGGCACCCCGAGAAGAAATTCTTCCTGCCGAAAGATGACAAGGGCAACTGGATCAACATTGATCTGAAGTTTGACGGCGGTCCCGGTGGACGCGATTATTACGATGAGAACAATGGCTGGACCTACCTGTGGCAGGTGCAACAGGATATACCGGGCCTCATTGACCTGATGGGGGGCAAGAAAACTTTTGAAGACAGATTGGATCAATTGTATCGCGAAGGACTGGGCCGCAGTAAACATGAATTCTGGTCCAAATTTCCCGATGCTACCGGCCTGGTAGGCCAATATTCCATGGGTAATGAGCCGAGCTTTCATATTCCCTACCTCTACAATTTTACCGCTTCGCCCTGGAAAACGCAGCAGGTTACCCGCTTCCTGCTCGATGTGTGGTTTAAGGACAATGTGTTTGGCATTCCCGGTGATGAAGATGGTGGTGGTATGACGGCCTTTGTAGTTTTCTCTTCTATGGGCTTCTATCCGGTAACACCCGGGTTGCCTGTGTATACGATCGGCAGCCCCTTATTCAGCAAAATAACCATTGACCTGCAGAATGGAAAACAGTTCAGGCTCACTGCCAACCGCTGTTCTGTAGTCAATAAATATATTCAAAGCGCTAAGATGAATGGAGTGGTGTTGAATACACCCTGGTTCACACACGAGCAACTGATGAAGGGAGGACACCTGGAACTGGAAATGGGCCCCAAGCCCAACAAGACCTGGGGCACGGCCAATGCGGGTTTTTAA